Proteins encoded within one genomic window of Amycolatopsis nigrescens CSC17Ta-90:
- a CDS encoding DNA polymerase Y family protein, protein MLVLWCPDWPAVAAGAVAGVPANRPVAVFNANRVVACSAVARAGGVRRGMRRREAQSRCPELVVFGVDEDRDARLFETVAVAVEELVVGVEVVRPGLVAVPVSGAAGYFGGEYPLVERLVDHVSGAAGVECQVGVADGLFAAVLAAHRSALVERGAAAEFLAPLGIAELDQPGAERAELVDLLNCLGLRTLGAFAALAERDVASRFGSAGMVAHRLAGGLSERPPHRRRPPPELSVGRTFDPVLDRVDAAAFMARELAGRFHAGLAARGLACVRLGIYATTERGEQLSRVWRCAEPLTPQGIADRVRWQFEGWLKAPPGSRPTSGVSRLRLEPEETVEGRSLQLGLWRPGARGRFSGVGGVGGAGDENVVAAEKAGRAMVHVQGLLGPESVCTAVLDGGRGPAERVRLVQWGDNRNVTGPQDAPWPGRLPAPSPATVFRTPLPARVLAEDGTEVGITDRRALTSPPREVAVEGSAARQVLDWAGPWPVGEQWWSPTPRPMRVRIQVLLGGRHPDEPDLAALLVLEGKDRPMWMVEGIYD, encoded by the coding sequence ATGCTCGTGCTGTGGTGCCCGGACTGGCCCGCGGTCGCGGCCGGTGCGGTGGCAGGGGTGCCGGCGAACCGGCCGGTGGCGGTGTTCAACGCCAACCGGGTGGTGGCCTGCTCGGCGGTGGCCAGGGCCGGTGGTGTGCGGCGGGGAATGCGGAGACGGGAAGCCCAGTCGCGATGTCCGGAGCTGGTGGTCTTCGGGGTGGACGAGGACCGGGACGCCCGGTTGTTCGAAACGGTCGCGGTGGCGGTCGAAGAGCTGGTGGTCGGGGTCGAGGTGGTGCGGCCGGGGCTGGTCGCGGTGCCGGTCAGCGGGGCGGCGGGATATTTCGGCGGTGAGTACCCGCTGGTCGAACGGCTGGTGGACCACGTGTCCGGGGCCGCGGGGGTGGAATGCCAGGTCGGGGTCGCGGACGGGTTGTTCGCCGCGGTGCTGGCGGCCCACCGCTCGGCCCTGGTCGAGCGCGGTGCGGCGGCGGAGTTCCTGGCGCCGCTGGGCATCGCCGAGCTCGACCAGCCGGGTGCCGAGCGGGCCGAGCTCGTCGATCTGCTGAACTGCTTGGGGCTGCGTACTTTGGGGGCGTTCGCGGCGCTCGCCGAACGGGATGTCGCCTCCCGGTTCGGCAGCGCCGGGATGGTCGCCCACCGGCTGGCCGGCGGGCTTTCCGAGCGGCCACCGCACCGGCGGCGGCCACCGCCCGAGCTGTCCGTCGGCAGAACGTTCGATCCGGTGCTGGACAGAGTGGACGCCGCCGCCTTCATGGCCAGGGAACTGGCCGGCCGGTTCCACGCCGGCCTCGCCGCCCGCGGGCTGGCCTGCGTAAGGCTGGGCATCTACGCCACCACGGAACGGGGTGAGCAGCTCAGCCGGGTGTGGCGGTGCGCGGAACCCCTGACACCACAGGGAATCGCGGACCGGGTCCGTTGGCAGTTCGAAGGCTGGCTGAAGGCGCCGCCCGGCTCCCGGCCGACTTCGGGGGTCAGCCGGCTTCGGCTCGAACCCGAGGAGACGGTGGAGGGCCGGTCCCTGCAACTCGGCCTGTGGCGGCCGGGGGCTCGCGGGCGGTTCAGCGGAGTTGGTGGGGTCGGTGGGGCCGGGGACGAAAATGTGGTGGCGGCGGAAAAGGCGGGTCGGGCCATGGTTCATGTCCAGGGGTTGCTCGGCCCGGAAAGCGTGTGCACCGCGGTGCTCGACGGTGGCCGTGGTCCCGCCGAGCGGGTGCGGCTGGTGCAGTGGGGAGACAACCGGAACGTGACCGGCCCGCAGGACGCGCCGTGGCCGGGCCGGCTGCCTGCACCCTCGCCGGCGACGGTGTTCCGAACCCCGTTGCCCGCGCGGGTGCTGGCCGAAGACGGAACCGAAGTGGGGATCACCGATCGTCGCGCGTTGACCAGTCCGCCGCGGGAGGTGGCCGTCGAAGGGTCGGCAGCGCGGCAGGTTCTCGACTGGGCCGGGCCGTGGCCGGTGGGCGAGCAGTGGTGGTCGCCCACCCCGCGCCCGATGCGG
- a CDS encoding helix-turn-helix domain-containing protein: MSQELYSVDQVAELLGLHARTVRNYVRDGRLKAVRIGKQYRIAREDLEALTGQPVTPAAATTARRHRHVEVSSIVQVDAISPEDASRLATLLMASLNGRQSDDQPVRVQTAYNEERASMKVVILGDVADSIELLRLVDMLSGVDG, translated from the coding sequence ATGTCCCAGGAGCTGTACTCGGTCGACCAGGTCGCCGAGTTGCTCGGCCTGCACGCACGCACCGTCCGCAACTACGTCCGCGACGGACGACTGAAAGCGGTCCGGATCGGCAAGCAGTACCGCATCGCCCGCGAAGACCTGGAGGCGCTGACCGGACAGCCGGTAACGCCGGCCGCGGCCACCACGGCCAGGCGGCACCGGCATGTCGAGGTGTCGAGCATCGTGCAGGTCGACGCGATCAGCCCCGAGGACGCGAGCCGCCTGGCGACCCTGCTGATGGCTTCGCTCAACGGCCGCCAGTCGGACGACCAGCCGGTGCGCGTCCAAACGGCCTACAACGAGGAACGAGCGAGCATGAAGGTGGTGATACTGGGCGATGTCGCCGACAGCATCGAGCTGTTGCGGCTCGTCGACATGCTCAGCGGGGTGGACGGCTGA
- a CDS encoding STAS domain-containing protein, which produces MDQTTAASPGLLRIHALTNPTGLRVHGEIDMVTRPIWERALAQVSANGETVHIECTGLSFIDVRGTSALMAAAQRLTANGGRLIVQAPPPSLTRILRTLWDGFPPIEVLPQ; this is translated from the coding sequence GTGGATCAGACGACCGCTGCTTCCCCCGGCCTGCTGCGGATCCACGCCCTCACCAATCCCACCGGCCTCCGCGTGCACGGCGAGATCGACATGGTCACCCGGCCGATCTGGGAGCGAGCACTGGCGCAGGTGTCGGCGAACGGTGAGACCGTGCACATCGAATGCACCGGGCTGTCCTTCATCGACGTCCGCGGCACGTCGGCCCTGATGGCGGCGGCACAGCGACTCACGGCCAACGGCGGGCGGCTGATCGTGCAAGCCCCACCGCCGTCCCTCACCCGGATTCTCCGAACGCTGTGGGACGGTTTCCCCCCGATAGAGGTACTACCGCAATGA
- a CDS encoding anti-sigma factor RsbA family regulatory protein, protein MTTDTTGRFLHPAWFYRGKDEYLAGVVPFLREGLAAGEPAAAAVPGPNLELLRDALGEDTERVQLLDMAEVGRNPGRIIPGVLRAFADRHPGRPVRIVGEPIWPSRTEQEYPACAQHEALINAAFAGRAASILCPYDVEGLTAGVLDDAAATHPVLWDLNGRRNSEKYAPDQVIATFNRPLPAPPPDTVVFRFDLQKATQARRFALERARRLGLAEDRLPDLELIVAELVANSVMHGGGAGTVGLWAEPDHLVCEVRDSGHLTDRLAGRRPAAPTQLGGRGLLLVNQLARLVRTHTTADGTTVRLHV, encoded by the coding sequence ATGACCACCGACACGACCGGGCGATTTCTGCATCCGGCCTGGTTCTACCGCGGGAAGGACGAATACCTGGCGGGCGTCGTTCCTTTCCTCCGCGAAGGGCTCGCCGCCGGTGAGCCGGCGGCCGCCGCCGTTCCCGGCCCGAACCTGGAGCTGCTCCGGGACGCACTGGGCGAGGACACCGAACGGGTCCAGCTTCTCGACATGGCCGAGGTGGGGCGCAACCCCGGCCGCATCATCCCCGGCGTCCTGCGGGCGTTCGCAGACCGGCACCCCGGCCGTCCGGTGCGGATCGTCGGCGAACCGATCTGGCCGAGCCGCACCGAGCAGGAGTACCCGGCGTGCGCCCAGCACGAAGCGCTGATCAACGCCGCCTTCGCCGGACGGGCGGCCAGCATTCTGTGCCCGTACGACGTCGAAGGGCTGACCGCGGGCGTGCTCGACGACGCGGCCGCCACACATCCGGTGCTGTGGGACCTCAATGGCCGGCGGAACAGCGAAAAATACGCACCCGACCAGGTGATCGCCACCTTCAACCGGCCGTTGCCCGCGCCGCCACCGGACACCGTCGTGTTCCGGTTCGACCTGCAGAAGGCCACCCAGGCGCGGCGCTTCGCCCTCGAACGGGCCCGCCGGCTGGGGCTGGCCGAGGACCGGCTTCCCGACCTCGAGCTGATCGTCGCGGAGCTGGTCGCCAACAGCGTCATGCACGGCGGTGGCGCCGGGACCGTCGGCCTCTGGGCGGAACCCGATCACCTCGTCTGCGAGGTCCGCGATTCCGGGCACCTGACCGACCGGCTGGCCGGGCGGCGGCCCGCCGCGCCGACCCAGCTCGGCGGACGCGGCCTACTGCTGGTCAACCAGCTCGCACGGCTGGTCCGAACGCACACCACGGCCGACGGCACCACCGTCCGCCTGCACGTCTAA